A portion of the Tamandua tetradactyla isolate mTamTet1 chromosome 16, mTamTet1.pri, whole genome shotgun sequence genome contains these proteins:
- the C16H19orf18 gene encoding uncharacterized protein C19orf18 homolog isoform X2 — protein MLGHGNKQWAVARHHSSRPHHTSTRGTRRTLRNIFVYTVQTSTTTTPFVSHHVSDSKKTNTHEPTKNNHSVVLLQPDIWEKALIPHRPALSQVLVVGCVAFSIAVLCGVAISCVIYRLVQAEGKQQLARLYSSVEAPLLGAGEAGDGAEAGDESSQLLPEGDAELGAFIQSVIKSKRRKDIEKMRLREAQVLGKKKKLQNASHSSNTENS, from the exons ATGCTGGGCCACG GTAACAAGCAGTGGGCAGTGGCAAGACACCACAGCAGCAGACCACACCACACATCCACTAGAGGAACTCGGCGAACTCTGAGAAATATCTTCGTTTACACAG TTCAGACTTCTACTACAACCACGCCATTCGTGAGTCATCACG tttcaGATTCTAAGAAGACTAATACACATGAGCCTACAAAGAACAACCACAGTGTGGTACTCCTACAACCTGACATCTGGGAGAAAG cACTGATTCCTCATAGACCTGCTCTTAGTCAAGTACTGGTGGTTGGGTGTGTCGCCTTCAGCATTGCTGTGCTGTGCGGAGTCGCTATTTCCTGTGTGATATA CCGGCTGGTCCAGGCCGAGGGGAAGCAGCAGCTCGCGCGGCTGTACTCGTCGGTGGAGGCGCCGCTGCTGGGGGCCGGCGAGGCGGGCGACGGGGCCGAGGCCGGGGACGAGTCCTCGCAGCTGCTGCCCGAGGGCGACGCGGAGCTGGGCGCCTTCATCCAGTCAG TAATtaaatcaaaaagaagaaaagatattgaAAAGATGAGATTGAGGGAAGCACAAGtactaggaaagaaaaagaaactacagaATGCCTCACACAGTTCAAACACAGAAAATTCGTGA
- the C16H19orf18 gene encoding uncharacterized protein C19orf18 homolog isoform X1, producing the protein MRDKVQSSLTFLFLFLMECPLHLCGPHPGNKQWAVARHHSSRPHHTSTRGTRRTLRNIFVYTVQTSTTTTPFVSHHVSDSKKTNTHEPTKNNHSVVLLQPDIWEKALIPHRPALSQVLVVGCVAFSIAVLCGVAISCVIYRLVQAEGKQQLARLYSSVEAPLLGAGEAGDGAEAGDESSQLLPEGDAELGAFIQSVIKSKRRKDIEKMRLREAQVLGKKKKLQNASHSSNTENS; encoded by the exons ATGAGAGACAAGGTTCAAAGTTCTCtaacctttttgtttttgtttttaatggaatGCCCACTTCATTTATGCGGGCCTCATCCAG GTAACAAGCAGTGGGCAGTGGCAAGACACCACAGCAGCAGACCACACCACACATCCACTAGAGGAACTCGGCGAACTCTGAGAAATATCTTCGTTTACACAG TTCAGACTTCTACTACAACCACGCCATTCGTGAGTCATCACG tttcaGATTCTAAGAAGACTAATACACATGAGCCTACAAAGAACAACCACAGTGTGGTACTCCTACAACCTGACATCTGGGAGAAAG cACTGATTCCTCATAGACCTGCTCTTAGTCAAGTACTGGTGGTTGGGTGTGTCGCCTTCAGCATTGCTGTGCTGTGCGGAGTCGCTATTTCCTGTGTGATATA CCGGCTGGTCCAGGCCGAGGGGAAGCAGCAGCTCGCGCGGCTGTACTCGTCGGTGGAGGCGCCGCTGCTGGGGGCCGGCGAGGCGGGCGACGGGGCCGAGGCCGGGGACGAGTCCTCGCAGCTGCTGCCCGAGGGCGACGCGGAGCTGGGCGCCTTCATCCAGTCAG TAATtaaatcaaaaagaagaaaagatattgaAAAGATGAGATTGAGGGAAGCACAAGtactaggaaagaaaaagaaactacagaATGCCTCACACAGTTCAAACACAGAAAATTCGTGA